Below is a genomic region from Nostoc sp. UHCC 0870.
TGCTTTTGCAGTTCTTCTACACTATATGTTCGCTCTACTATTGGTTTATTTTTCTGAGATTCATTTTCTTGAGTTTGAGATAGAGGCTGCGATAAACCTAATTTATCTTTTACTACTACTCCATCTTCTACATGAAATACTTCTTCCTCTCCAATTTTTATTGATACTTTACCTTTGAGATTTTGGGGTTCAAAAATAGCTTGGTTTAATTTATCTACCAAGTTTTTGTCAATAAAAGGGTTAATCTTGTTGAAATTATTATCATCAATTTTTCCTCTATATACATTTTCATTATCTACAGCAATAGAGATTTCATTTGAGGATTTTATTCCTCTTCTTTTAGCACTTTCGTAAATTATCTTTATTAAATTTTCTAAAGTCTCCAAATAATCCTTTTCGATTTTTTCTGCATCAGATACTTCAATCATTACTTACTCCAAGCTAGCATATCAATCAAAGTAGATGGGTCAATAGTTACTTGAGGTAATGTTGCACCACCTAGCTTATTTAACACTTCTTGACCTTCAATTTCGATATAAGCAACATCCCCATCAAGAAATACCGATACATAATGGGGATTGCCTTCAAATTCTGGAACATTATACTTTGTTAACACCCCATCAACTATGCGAACATTTACTTCTCCAGGAAGTGCATAGTAAATCTCAACACTTTCAGGTATATAACCTTCAGGAAATGGTTCTTCATCCCAAGCATATATCACACTCATCATCTCACGAGGATATTTATGTGCTAAGGCTGCTACATCCGGTGGTAATTTAGCAATTTCATTCAAAAAATATTCATTGAATTGAGGCATATTTACTCCTTAATTTATCGAACAGAATCCAGGAGTCAGAAGTCAGCAGTCAGAATACAAATATGAATAAAAGAATTTAGAATACAGGAGTTAATAAAATTTCTTCTGACTTCTGACTCCTGAGTGCTGACTCCTTAACTTATATCAAACTTGCATATTCTTTCAATTGCTCTTGATTTTCTATCAGAGGCAACAAATCTAATGCTTCTTGTCGTCTCACTCTCATTTCTTCATCTGCTGGAATTTGTAAACTAGATTGCTCTGCTAATTTTTTTTGAAACTCATACCAGATTTTCACACTTTCAATTTCCGATTTTATATCTCTTTCAGGAATCTTAATTTTTTCCAAAATCGGTAAACTTATCTGTCCACGAGAGCGAAATCCTGGACTAACTATTACCGCTTTTCCTTCTGGTAAAGTGTTAAATTGATTCACTTCAAATAGTTGACGCGTGCTGTTTTGATCAGAATTAGACGTACTTGCCCCTGACTTCCCTCCCGATGAGCGAGAACGCTGTTTATAATTGACCTCAACATCACCCAAAAACTTACTAAATCTCTCGGCAGCAATATCATCCTGTGGGTTAAAAAATGCTTTGGTTGCACATCCTCCAAAAATTGCATTTGTTGTATTCTCTCCATAGGCTTCTTCTAACATTGATAAGTTTTGTAATCCCAGGATTGACACCAGTCCATCTTCCCTATTCTGGTTGAGCCAATCTACCAACGCAGGCAAATAAAGCGTAGGCAATTCATCAATTCCTAATACTAATGGGCTAGTTCTTTTACCCGACACATTTCTACTTACTAATAAATGCAATATTGATACCAACAATGGTGCAATTACATCTCGCTTTTCTTTATTCATCCCAAAAATTATCATCTGCCGACCCTTCAAATCCAATGGAATATTCGTTTTTCCACAGAAGGCTGCTAATGCTGCCGGCACCATAAACCTACTAAACAATCCACTAGCTGTGCCAACGATACTTGCAGCAGTTTCCGGCGACCCCGCTACCGACACAAACTGTGCAAACGCTTCTCTCACCATGAAATTCAGATTTTCAGCTTGTTCTATTCTGTGTACTAATTTTGGCAGTCCTAAAATCGCTTGGCACATCATGATATCTGGGTACTTTGTCCCTTTCGCCAACATAAATACTGCCTGTACCAGTTGATCTCCTGCATTGGTGAAAAAGCTATTCCCCGACTCATCTGAACCCAGTTGAAAGTTCCGGTTTAGCGTAATTGCTAACTGACGTGCCATCTCTGAGTCTTCGTTATTACGCAAAAAATCTATTGGGTTAGCTACTGCTGACTCTGGAAACCCTGGCGCGAGAACTGTCACTTTATAC
It encodes:
- a CDS encoding type IV secretory system conjugative DNA transfer family protein, producing MTKITSQVGLNQFVPPGLESALISPAGLGILFCGAVILIAKYIDSKGGKGKLATARWGGSAEKAAARKLGCQQIRERKHNRVCLFVGTPKNTKTKVVNNRRITQIPKDAATMYLPEAQRGILVCGGPGSGKSFSMVTPLLRAAIDQGFPLVLYDFKYSEQESATAKAKGQAPILAGYARERGYKVTVLAPGFPESAVANPIDFLRNNEDSEMARQLAITLNRNFQLGSDESGNSFFTNAGDQLVQAVFMLAKGTKYPDIMMCQAILGLPKLVHRIEQAENLNFMVREAFAQFVSVAGSPETAASIVGTASGLFSRFMVPAALAAFCGKTNIPLDLKGRQMIIFGMNKEKRDVIAPLLVSILHLLVSRNVSGKRTSPLVLGIDELPTLYLPALVDWLNQNREDGLVSILGLQNLSMLEEAYGENTTNAIFGGCATKAFFNPQDDIAAERFSKFLGDVEVNYKQRSRSSGGKSGASTSNSDQNSTRQLFEVNQFNTLPEGKAVIVSPGFRSRGQISLPILEKIKIPERDIKSEIESVKIWYEFQKKLAEQSSLQIPADEEMRVRRQEALDLLPLIENQEQLKEYASLI